The Cricetulus griseus strain 17A/GY chromosome 9, alternate assembly CriGri-PICRH-1.0, whole genome shotgun sequence genome has a segment encoding these proteins:
- the Gmfg gene encoding glia maturation factor gamma isoform X2 yields the protein MSDSLAVCEVDPELKEKLRKFRFRKETDNAAIIMKVDKARQMVVLEEEIQNVSPEELRLELPERQPRFVIYSYKYLHDDGRVSYPLCFIFSSPVGCKPEQQMMYAGSKNRLVQTAELTKVFEIRATDDLTEAWLQEKLAFFG from the exons ATG TCGGATTCCCTGGCAGTGTGTGAAGTGGACCCGGAGCTAAAGGAAAAGCTGAGGAAATTCCGCTTTCGAAAAGAGACCGACAATGCAGCCATCATAA TGAAAGTGGACAAAGCCCGCCAGATGGTGGTGCTGGAAGAAGAAATCCAG aatgTTTCCCCAGAAGAACTCAGGTTGGAGTTGCCAGAGAGACAGCCCAG ATTTGTGATCTACAGCTACAAGTACTTGCATGACGATGGCAGGGTGTCCTATCCTTTGTGCTTCATCTTCTCCAGCCCTGTGG GCTGCAAGCCTGAGCAACAGATGATGTATGCGGGGAGCAAAAACAGGCTGGTGCAGACAGCAGAGCTCACAAAG gtgTTTGAAATCCGCGCCACAGACGACCTCACGGAGGCCTGGCTTCAAGAAAAGTTAGCTTTCTTCGGTTGA